From Deltaproteobacteria bacterium:
GAGCCCGCCGCGGCCGGTCGACACTAGCAACAAGAGAGATCAGCAATGAGACGGGGGAGAGCGCGGGCGTTCAGAGCGCTGGCTGTGTTACTCGCGGCGACCGTGGCCGGCTGTGGCTGGACGGTTACGGCACCGCCCCGACCCGACAGCCCGCACCCGCGCGCGCAGGTTGGGACCAGTGTGCTCCTCCAGGTAACCGAGGGCAACATCGCCTGGGGCGGCGGGCGTATGGGGGAACTGATACGGGATGCCTTGGTGGCCCGCGGTGTCTTCGGTGAGGTTCATTACCCGATCGAGCCCCGCAACCCACCGCCGCTGCGGCTTGTGATCACTGCACGTGGCGAAGTGAAAGAAGACGTTGCCGGGGGGTTCATCAAGGCGGTCGTGATCGGGGCGCTCCTCTTCATCCCCGTCGGAATCATCCGGTTCAGCAAGGACTTCACTCTCGACGCTGATGTGTCGCTGCTCGACGCTGGCCGCCAGATCCAACGCTTTCGTATTGAAGGTGCGACGCAGATTGCACACACGATGTTCTCCGACATCGCGGGCTACGAAACAGAAGCTCGGCGCGCAACGGCGGAATATCTCGCCGCCGAGATCGCTGCCCGTCTGCGCCAGGGAACCGGCAGCAAGTAACGCGAACGCGGCGCTCCGTCCTATCCCGCTCTCGCAGGCGCAAGCCGAGACGAGACGATCGCGGTCGGCGTCGCTCTCCGCCTCTCGGCAACGACGCTTGAGATCGGTCTCGCCGCCACGGGCGCGGTGTGCAATCGTCACGCCGGCTTGCCGATGGCGTAGCGCGCGGGCTACAGTGCCGGCACGCGAGGAGACACGTATGCCGGTAGTTCGTGCCGAGGAGTTGACTTACACCAAGGTCCGCCAGTTGGACGGCAACCGCACCGTCTGTTTTCTGCCGATGAGCGCGCTCGAAGTGCACGGCCCGCATCTGCCGCTGGGAATGGACCACTACATGGCGCGCTGGATGGCCGAGGAAACCGGCCGCCGCTTTGCCGAGCGGTATCCGGATTGGACGGTGATCCAGATGCCGGCGCTGCCGCTCGGCACCGACGAGTTGCCCTTGGCCGGCTCGATGGAGGCCTCGCAACGCACCGTCTACTCGGCCTTGGTGGCGCACGGCCGCTCGCTGGCGCGGGCCGGTTACAAGTACGTCGTGGTCACCAACGGGCACGGCGGCCCGCGCCATGCCGCGGCCCTGGAAGCCGCCTGCCGCCGGGTGAGCCGGCGCGAGGGCATCCACATGTTCTCGCCCTCGATCCTGACCCTGCATCGCATCATCACCGGCCAACGCTTCGCGCAGGTGGAGGAGCTGCTCGGCCGCCCGCTCACCGACGGCGAGCGCCGCGGCCTGCTCGGCGGCGAGCACGCCGGCAGCTGGGAGACCGCCTTTATGCTGGCGCAGCAGGCCGACCTGGTCGAGCCGGATTGGCAAGCGCTGGGATTGCTCGAGCCGCCGAAGTTCAAGCCGCTCGTCGCCCTCGGCGAGCGCCTGGCGGCCTGGCGCGAGAAACGCGGCGGCGATGCCGGCCACATGCGCATGCTGGTTCAAAGCCTCGCCGGCGGCATCGGCTGGTTGCTCAACGCCAAGTACGGTTACGGCGGCCCGGTGGCCTCGTACAAGGGCGATCCCTCGGTCGCCTCGGCCGCAATCGGTCATGCCTTTCGCGAGATCATGGCGAGAGATTGTTTGGAACTGCTGGTCGAGGTGGTCGAAGGCCGCACACCGGCAAGCGCCGTGCGCAGCATCGCTTCCGACCCGGCTATCATCCAACCGCAGTTCTGGCGCCGCTTGGGTTTGGCGGCCGCTGCCCTGATCGTGGTGGCACTCTTGCTCTGATCGGCTCAGCCGCTGGGAATGTCCCCGGTGGGCTCTGTGCCGCGGCGCTTGCCATTCTCTTGCGTTTACGAGGACCAAGATGCATTTCGGACTTCATACCGGCCCGCAGAATTGCACCTACGACGACCTCCGCGCCGCCTGGCGCCTGGCGGACCAGTCCGGCTTTCACTGGGTGTCGATCTGGGATCACTTCTACCCGGCCATGATAACTCCAGGTGATGCCGAGGGCACCTGCTTCGAGGCGGTCTCGATCATGACGGCGCTGGCCGCCGCGACCACGAG
This genomic window contains:
- a CDS encoding creatininase family protein, which gives rise to MPVVRAEELTYTKVRQLDGNRTVCFLPMSALEVHGPHLPLGMDHYMARWMAEETGRRFAERYPDWTVIQMPALPLGTDELPLAGSMEASQRTVYSALVAHGRSLARAGYKYVVVTNGHGGPRHAAALEAACRRVSRREGIHMFSPSILTLHRIITGQRFAQVEELLGRPLTDGERRGLLGGEHAGSWETAFMLAQQADLVEPDWQALGLLEPPKFKPLVALGERLAAWREKRGGDAGHMRMLVQSLAGGIGWLLNAKYGYGGPVASYKGDPSVASAAIGHAFREIMARDCLELLVEVVEGRTPASAVRSIASDPAIIQPQFWRRLGLAAAALIVVALLL